In Arsenophonus sp. aPb, one DNA window encodes the following:
- the nrdR gene encoding transcriptional regulator NrdR, with product MHCPFCTAVDTKVIDSRLVGDGSQVRRRRQCLECHERFTTFEVAELVMPRVVKSDDVRESFDEHKLRRGMQKALEKRPVSSDDVETAINNIKSQLRATGEREIPAKMIGKIVMDELKKLDKVAYIRFASVYRSFEDIREFGEEIAKLQD from the coding sequence ATGCATTGCCCATTTTGCACCGCTGTAGATACCAAAGTGATTGATTCACGACTGGTTGGCGATGGTTCGCAGGTTCGTCGTCGTCGACAATGTCTTGAATGTCATGAGCGTTTTACGACTTTTGAAGTGGCTGAATTAGTTATGCCGCGGGTAGTAAAAAGCGATGATGTACGTGAGTCATTTGATGAACACAAACTTAGACGAGGTATGCAAAAAGCATTAGAAAAACGCCCGGTAAGTTCTGATGATGTGGAAACCGCTATTAACAATATAAAATCACAACTTCGCGCAACTGGAGAGCGAGAAATTCCAGCGAAAATGATTGGGAAAATTGTCATGGATGAATTGAAAAAGCTAGATAAAGTTGCTTACATACGCTTTGCTTCGGTTTATCGTAGTTTTGAAGATATTCGTGAATTTGGCGAAGAAATTGCTAAGTTACAGGATTAA
- the ribD gene encoding bifunctional diaminohydroxyphosphoribosylaminopyrimidine deaminase/5-amino-6-(5-phosphoribosylamino)uracil reductase RibD has product MTAFDKQFMSRALSLAKQGRFTTSPNPNVGCVIVRDGEVVGEGFHCKSGGAHAEIYALQMAGEKAHGATAYVTLEPCSHYGKTPPCADALISAGIRRVVVAMQDPNPQVAGRGLLKLQQAGIEVVHGLLIDEAEQLNQGFLKRMRTGFPYVQLKLAASLDGRTALASGESKWITSPAARQDVQSFRAQASAILTTSATVLADNPALNVRWTDFAPELQNIYPKDHLRQPIRIVLDRNNQVKPEHFVTKSAGECWLIRPNPIAQNWGGNVEQITIPTYGKGIDLVLLMMQLAKRNINSIWVESGPTLAGALLTLGLVDELIVYVAPKILGESARGLINIPELQKLKDAPAFEFINIELIGTDLRLTLRPL; this is encoded by the coding sequence ATGACCGCCTTTGATAAGCAGTTTATGAGCCGTGCGTTGTCATTGGCCAAGCAGGGACGATTTACCACCTCACCTAACCCAAATGTAGGCTGCGTCATTGTACGTGATGGTGAAGTTGTGGGAGAAGGTTTTCATTGTAAATCAGGCGGAGCCCATGCGGAAATTTATGCTTTACAAATGGCCGGTGAAAAAGCTCACGGAGCAACCGCATATGTCACATTAGAACCCTGTAGCCATTATGGTAAAACTCCGCCTTGTGCAGATGCGTTAATTAGTGCAGGTATTCGGCGTGTTGTTGTCGCGATGCAAGATCCAAATCCTCAGGTTGCAGGACGAGGTTTACTAAAATTACAGCAGGCTGGGATCGAAGTAGTACATGGTTTACTAATTGATGAAGCTGAGCAGTTAAATCAAGGCTTTTTAAAAAGGATGCGAACTGGTTTCCCCTATGTTCAACTTAAATTAGCTGCATCACTTGATGGGCGGACAGCCCTCGCATCAGGTGAAAGTAAGTGGATTACTTCGCCAGCAGCTCGTCAGGATGTACAGAGTTTTAGAGCCCAAGCGAGCGCAATTTTAACCACCAGTGCCACTGTTTTAGCTGATAATCCTGCTTTAAATGTCCGTTGGACAGATTTCGCGCCAGAACTACAAAATATTTATCCTAAAGATCACCTGCGCCAGCCAATAAGAATTGTTTTGGATCGCAATAATCAAGTAAAACCAGAACATTTTGTTACAAAATCAGCTGGTGAATGTTGGCTTATTCGCCCGAATCCCATTGCGCAAAATTGGGGTGGTAATGTTGAACAAATAACCATCCCGACCTACGGAAAAGGAATTGATCTAGTTTTGCTGATGATGCAGTTGGCTAAACGTAATATTAATTCAATTTGGGTCGAAAGCGGGCCAACACTTGCCGGCGCTTTGTTGACACTAGGCTTAGTCGATGAATTGATTGTTTACGTGGCCCCTAAAATTTTAGGTGAAAGCGCTAGAGGATTAATTAATATTCCAGAATTACAAAAATTGAAAGATGCACCTGCGTTTGAAT